The Chiloscyllium punctatum isolate Juve2018m chromosome 30, sChiPun1.3, whole genome shotgun sequence genome includes a region encoding these proteins:
- the LOC140455603 gene encoding G-protein coupled receptor 15-like encodes MVTIMILLQGKCGLSKCISVYLTAMAVADLMCLVFDVILFELHGIYYPDSFLDYTAICGMNFFLIFTSVECSVWLTVAFTFGRYVTISCQNLRTQYCTEKTVKVVIATIWGLSILENIPRYFVSEPQLITDNIVWFCIVKVSLYTEPVWITYLWIDIVFLTFIPFLLVLLCNGLTIKHILLTSRIRKALRGSDNDSELENRKKSIVLLLLISANFILLWMVILIHFICAQITEVEFLQTNHSNPFAILEQAGHMLQDLSSCTNNIIYVASQAKFREDLKMLFKYPLTLFLKVRK; translated from the coding sequence ATGGTAACTATCATGATCCTCTTGCAAGGAAAGTGcggcctttccaaatgcatctcAGTTTATCTGacggccatggcagtggcggatctaatGTGCCTCGTGTTTGATGTCATCCTCTTTGAGCTCCACGGAATTTATTACCCTGATTCATTCTTAGATTACACAGCCATCTGCGGAATGAATTTCTTCTTAATTTTCACCTCTGTGGAATGTTCTGTCTGGTTAACTGTTGCTTTCACCTTTGGCCGATATGTTACCATTTCTTGCCAAAATCTAAGAACACAATATTGCACAGAAAAAACTGTAAAGGTCGTTATAGCAACAATCTGGGGGCTGAGCATTTTGGAAAATATACCAAGATATTTTGTGAGTGAACCTCAGTTAATCACTGATAATATTGTGTGGTTCTGCATTGTGAAAGTTAGCCTCTATACTGAACCTGTATGGATCACATACTTATGGATTGATATCGTCTTCCTAACATTTATTCCATTTCTCTTGGTTCTGCTGTGTAATGGTCTAACCATCAAACACATTTTACTGACAAGTCGGATCAGGAAGGCTCTTCGGGGCAGTGATAATGACTCAGAATTGGAGAACAGAAAGAAATCCATTGTGTTACTGCTGCTCATATCTGCAAATTTTATCCTGTTGTGGATGGTCATTCTTATTCATTTTATTTGTGCACAAATAACCGAAGTTGAATTCTTGCAGACAAACCATAGTAACCCTTTCGCCATCCTGGAACAGGCTGGACATATGTTACAGGATTTGAGTTCGTGCACAAACAACATAATCTATGTTGCCTCCCAGGCTAAATTCAGGGAAGACTTAAAGATGCTGTTTAAATATCCTCTGACTTTATTTTTGAAGGTACGGAAATAG